The genome window ggtAGTCGCCCGTAGCATGGCGAAGAATATGGAAGACATATTGACAGAAGAACGACAAGAATAAAGCGAAGAAAGAAGGAGCATAAGTATAGGAGATGAGCGCGCCCATAAGAGCGAAAGATGagtggaagaaagaaagagtaGAGATATGCGACTGAGGTACGGAGAACTCGAGGGCCGTGGACGGCGCGACGATGATCGACGACACCCAGGTAAGACAGGTAGAAGGAACAATAGTTGTCGGAAGGCAATCAATCTAGAGTCAACGATGGGGGAGCTTCGTCCCGAAAGGAATTGAGCTGGGAATAGAAAGAAGgcaaaaagacaaagggTGACTTGATAGTGACAGGACACACGATGAAATaagagagaagatgggcaAGGCAGGCAACCTACAAGTAGCCTTTGAAAGAGGTATCACACACCAATCACGTCCAATCTGACGAATCCAGACGGAATGAGACTGCTGTTCCCCTGGGGCCAGGGTCGGATGGTTGAAATtcagaagaggaagcaaaGGAGATAGCTGAGACAGGGAGGtgagagaggaggagagaagaactGTAAGTTGACTGGAGGATGCGAACTGATGACTAACACTGACATTATTAGTTAGTTCACTAACTTTACTTGTCAACTAACATGGGGAAGAATGAGGCTGGTGGCTGACCGCCTTGTCTCACACTAGTCCTGATTGGAACTGGTACTATCATGGAGTAACAACCTCGTCAGCTAGCCACCTATGGAGTATATAAATATCTTTTAAGGCTGTTATTCACAAACTAAGGAGACAATCAGACCAGTACTCAAGTGGTCACGCAGTGCACTCAAGCCAGATATGCTAATAGGTATGACCTGGTATTTGTACATACAACATTCGGGAAAACTGCCCGTTGGGAATCACAAGAACAAACTCGCAAACCACGTTGGACAGGGTCATACCGAAAGAAATGAAATGAGAAACCAAATTTATGAAAATTCATATAAATAAATAGAGAGGCATCGAAGAGAATGAATGCACAGATGCATGTCCACCTCCATGCCACGACTCCTTGGCAGGCAATCTCGTTGTCTTTGATCATCAGTGCCAGGTATCCGAGATTTGCGGATCAGCTGGCACAGTGTGAATTAGCCATCTGAGTGGGCGCTGGCTGATAAAAACATTCAATGGATTGCACGGGAGGTCAAGGCCAAGTAAGGCGAAAAGGGGCCAGGGGCAACCAAGGCACGACAACTGCACATGCAGGTCAAGTAGACGCAAGATGGGCTGACTTGGCCCACAATCCTCTAGTCATGAGATGCACCTTGGAAATCCCTCTGTCGTATATCCATCAGTATTCGATGCTGGCCTCAAACTAGCTGTCACAATATCAGCGGTACCATGTCACTCCGTCAATCATTCTTTGGTCCTTATTTTTACCAGTGAtggattccttccttctAAATCCCAAACATGAGCTCAAGTAACATGAAAAACAAAAGGGcagaaaaagacaaaaggCGTGGTCGAGGTTGCAGTGTATATATGACAAGGGACACTGTCGGCGACGGACACAAGACCTGTAGACGCTGTCATTGAGGAGCGGCTGGGATAGCCAGTTCTTGAGTTTGAGTGAGCCGTGCAAAAAAGGGCAAAAAGCCGGCTATATTCAGCAGCAACCCACTCAGCACAGATACCACGCCAGAGGTAGAGTGTAGAAAGAAAAGGCGGGAggtcaaagaaaaagcgGTCATCTCATACAAGTCAATCCTGGAAACATCACTTAATGAGCCGATCGACAAGAGGGTAATAATCAGAAAATCGTCCCAGCATAACAATATAAACAGACATCAGATCACGAACTTCGAAAGGGGAAATGTAAAGGGCTGTGTTGGAGACGAGTAGTCACACATCGCTTGCTACGAGAAAGAAGTGGCGAAACGATCAAAGAAGTACATAGAAATTCATCCCGTCATCGGGGTCATCACTGACGGGGCGTAAGAGTCATGCTCATCAAGCTTAACCATCTTCATCGGTTGGTTCTGCAGATTCACGTTCGCTCTCCTCGGCTGGTCGAGTAGCTCCACCAGTCTTGGATTTCTTGACTGAATTCGCGTTGTCGTCGTTAACTTCACTTGACTTCCGTTTTGGCGCCGACGAAGGGTTTTCTTCGGCAGGCTTTCCGGAGTCCACATTTTCTTGACCCGAGCCAGCGGCGGTAGCCGCCTGTTTCTTTTCCATAGCGGCCACTTCGTCGGCCGTCAAAAACCTTCCACCGGGACCGCGCGGCCGTCGCATGGCGTGATTGTGACGCGACTCGTGTAAATAAGGTTTACGGCCTTTTGACGTGAGCCGCAACTGTTCCTCCAATTTCTGTCGGGCAACCCGACGTTTTAAGATGCGATGGAATTGCTTCGCGTTGACATACAAGGGAGACTCCTCGGCAGCACCGGCGACGAGCTCCGGCGACGGTTGGCTTTGCTGAAcaggctgaggaggcggcgCCATCGGCGGGGGGACCGAAGACCGAGCAACATGATTGAGCACGGGTTGAGCAGTCTGGACATGTGGGCTACCGACATGACTCATACGACGCTGTTGCATCTGGGCATTTTGGGACATGGATAGTTGGGTGCCCATTGGGGGCATCTGTCCTGAAATCTGCGGCGGCGATCGTGGATTCCGGTCACCTTTCACTTGTACTCCGGCCATGCGAGGAGAACCACGGGGGCCTTGTGCCATCTGGCCAGCCATCGAGTCTTGGTGCAGTGGGTAGAATTGCCCAGACGCGGCTGCTGTAGCCATTGCAGCTGCTTGCGTAGGAGAGATACCGTATGGCTGAGGCATAGCCGTTGGAACGCCATATGACTGAGGAAAGTTCATCTGCTGATGTACAGAGCCTGGCGCATTCTGAGCCTGCTGGTAATGGGATTGCGATGGGACGATTGAAGAGCCTTGGTGGGCAGGGTGAGGCTGCTGCATGTGTCCCTGTGGATTTGTGGGCGACGACATCGACCCAACAGTTGAACCTGCGTTCTGTGGCGCTGTCTGGTAAGGGCCGGCCATGTGAGAGGGAGCGTGAGGGTGCTGGCCATGAGGCTGTTGATATTGTGGAGGGTATTCCATCGTGTTGGAGACGCGACGGAAAGTTCCGTCACCTTGGTACCTTGCGCGATGATTGGTTAGATCTTCTTATTAAGATGGGTTTACTTAACCCAGTA of Aspergillus fumigatus Af293 chromosome 2, whole genome shotgun sequence contains these proteins:
- the hapB gene encoding CCAAT-binding transcription factor subunit HAPB, which gives rise to MEYPPQYQQPHGQHPHAPSHMAGPYQTAPQNAGSTVGSMSSPTNPQGHMQQPHPAHQGSSIVPSQSHYQQAQNAPGSVHQQMNFPQSYGVPTAMPQPYGISPTQAAAMATAAASGQFYPLHQDSMAGQMAQGPRGSPRMAGVQVKGDRNPRSPPQISGQMPPMGTQLSMSQNAQMQQRRMSHVGSPHVQTAQPVLNHVARSSVPPPMAPPPQPVQQSQPSPELVAGAAEESPLYVNAKQFHRILKRRVARQKLEEQLRLTSKGRKPYLHESRHNHAMRRPRGPGGRFLTADEVAAMEKKQAATAAGSGQENVDSGKPAEENPSSAPKRKSSEVNDDNANSVKKSKTGGATRPAEESERESAEPTDEDG